In a genomic window of Alteromonas gilva:
- a CDS encoding kinase, which produces MDISTFLAAHRLPDSYRDIAQKWFIPLADEIFEHQSSAKKPFFVGVNGCQGSGKSTLCDFLVYYLTEHKKLNIVSLSVDDFYLDKSSRNALAVKVHPLLATRGVPGTHNVKLAQDTFDRLRGYGTVSVPRFSKATDNPFPVVEWPVINSPPDVVLVEGWCWGVKPQSRQQLEIPVNTLEQEEDPLGTWRNYVNKQLADSYQTLFEQMAFWVMLKAPSFDQVYHWRREQEHKLAEKVGSNQSGVMTDLEIKRFIQHYQRLTEHSLATLPASCNYVFHLDSSRQITHVDKAV; this is translated from the coding sequence ATGGACATATCTACGTTTCTTGCGGCGCATCGCCTTCCGGATAGCTACCGCGACATTGCACAAAAATGGTTCATACCATTGGCTGACGAAATTTTTGAGCACCAAAGCAGTGCAAAGAAGCCTTTTTTTGTGGGCGTAAATGGTTGTCAGGGTTCTGGCAAATCAACACTTTGTGACTTTTTAGTTTACTACCTTACCGAGCATAAAAAATTAAATATCGTATCGTTGTCGGTGGACGACTTTTATCTCGATAAATCCAGCCGAAATGCGCTAGCGGTAAAAGTACATCCTTTATTGGCAACCCGGGGCGTTCCCGGAACCCACAACGTAAAACTCGCTCAGGATACCTTCGATCGCCTCAGAGGCTATGGTACGGTATCCGTGCCTCGTTTTAGTAAAGCTACGGATAACCCATTTCCGGTAGTGGAGTGGCCGGTCATCAATTCGCCACCGGATGTTGTGTTAGTTGAGGGATGGTGCTGGGGCGTCAAACCACAGAGCAGGCAACAGCTGGAGATACCGGTCAATACGCTGGAACAGGAAGAGGACCCGCTGGGTACCTGGCGTAATTACGTAAACAAACAACTGGCTGATAGTTATCAGACTCTGTTTGAACAAATGGCTTTTTGGGTCATGTTGAAAGCGCCGTCATTTGATCAGGTCTATCACTGGCGTAGAGAACAAGAACATAAACTTGCCGAAAAGGTGGGGAGTAACCAAAGTGGTGTTATGACTGATCTCGAAATTAAACGGTTTATTCAACATTACCAGCGACTCACTGAACATAGTCTGGCAACATTACCTGCCAGCTGTAATTATGTGTTCCACCTGGATAGCAGTCGTCAAATTACCCATGTAGATAAGGCAGTTTAA
- the cmoB gene encoding tRNA 5-methoxyuridine(34)/uridine 5-oxyacetic acid(34) synthase CmoB encodes MTASALFHTCYQDLLNGPLSHWLNTLPQQMDSWYRDDLHGEFKKWQRLLGKLPQVPPGNIDLRESVTVGDASSTDPYTQKQIEGLLRQFMPWRKGPYFIHGVHIDTEWRSDWKWERLKSHIEPLKGKQVLDVGCGSGYHLWRMYGEEAAGVYGIDPTQLFFIQFMAVKHFLGEAPVHFLPLGIEQMQPLKAFDTVFSMGVLYHRKDPMEFLNQLKSQLVKGGQLVLETLIVDGDEQTVLMAGERYAQMRNVWFLPSTSALIVWLKRLGFSDCKVVDESVTSTAEQRTTSWMESHSLQDFLDPDDHTKTIEGYPAPKRAVIIATKN; translated from the coding sequence ATGACCGCATCAGCACTTTTTCATACCTGCTACCAGGATCTGTTAAACGGGCCTTTGTCACACTGGCTTAATACCCTGCCCCAGCAAATGGATAGCTGGTATCGCGACGATCTACACGGCGAATTTAAAAAATGGCAACGATTGCTCGGTAAATTGCCGCAGGTGCCACCGGGCAATATTGATTTGCGCGAGAGTGTCACGGTGGGTGATGCCAGCAGTACCGATCCGTACACCCAAAAGCAAATAGAAGGCTTGCTTCGCCAGTTTATGCCCTGGCGTAAAGGCCCGTACTTTATCCATGGGGTACACATAGACACTGAGTGGCGGTCAGACTGGAAATGGGAACGGCTAAAGTCTCACATTGAACCATTGAAAGGGAAACAGGTGCTTGATGTTGGCTGTGGTAGCGGTTATCACCTCTGGCGAATGTACGGCGAGGAGGCAGCAGGTGTTTATGGTATCGACCCCACTCAGTTGTTTTTTATCCAGTTTATGGCTGTTAAACACTTTCTTGGCGAGGCGCCGGTCCATTTTCTGCCGCTCGGCATTGAGCAAATGCAACCGCTAAAAGCCTTTGATACGGTGTTTTCCATGGGTGTACTCTATCATCGCAAAGATCCCATGGAGTTTTTAAATCAGCTCAAATCGCAACTGGTTAAAGGCGGCCAACTGGTGCTTGAAACGCTCATCGTTGATGGCGATGAACAAACCGTACTGATGGCCGGTGAACGGTATGCGCAAATGCGCAATGTATGGTTTTTACCCAGTACCAGCGCCCTTATTGTGTGGCTCAAACGCCTCGGCTTCAGTGACTGTAAAGTGGTTGATGAGTCGGTCACGTCAACGGCTGAGCAGCGCACAACCTCCTGGATGGAAAGCCATTCGTTGCAGGACTTTCTGGACCCCGACGATCACACCAAAACCATCGAAGGTTACCCCGCGCCGAAGCGCGCGGTAATTATTGCCACTAAAAATTAA
- a CDS encoding response regulator, whose protein sequence is MTDKNRNFIRETNETSGMWLTCKVIFFTAIGYAALGYIGQLVSVPPSYVTVIWPAAGLALASTLCFGFRALPGIFIGSVAINVYIRIVTGGGEGSFLTPLLLGFCPTLQALGGYLLVKRFIGLPVSYRSPAVIFRFLLLGGVVSTVISASLSTTVLWAYSALSNEMLLTTGLNWWAGDAIGVVFTLPWLLALFPRLAGSQFPGGRFVLLSLCGFSMSALVFCLMVLNEERTQQASEFANNANIQARNLETSIRNVSNTLYSVAGFVKTQPALTPQQFATFSQDILQATPELYALSWNIRLTGSELPRLAQWLTPHYQALERDFAFTITQNAEDGKQEPVQPRPLHVVISFIAPLGISDQALGYDVYSQSSRQQALKLAWEAQTLYPTTPVELVQATDDHLGVLLFLPVEGERELPFSSGYTTGVISISKLMSLAFSNNLLEGNGVLLTDPQASSNAILYSKNLTQREQQLLLSEGTMPADRDFYHSAQFPLLAQYRIAIGARHWTMTVVNNTAFIYQPWGVHLLLASAALFAGLLGWFMIVVAGNTNEIEDKVNQRTRELSLANQRLVASERRQKEAMLEAEKSNQAKSAFLANMSHEIRTPMNAILGLSRLGLKHADVQQAQDKFSKIHQAGELLLSILNDILDFSKIEANKLELDVHPFLLTEIIGQIDDLFRTQAESKHLELSIRFGKIHSPYLLGDSLRIRQILANLVSNAIKFTHQGSICVLVEQQPLNESHGEDQIMLIWHVTDTGIGMTESQQQRLFDAFSQADSSISRVYGGSGLGMTISLRLAEAMNGQIKVSSEVNKGSTFTFSLPLATTDADNLHQHKHAQQGVNTYQTAPYKTATLSKETTTAADIKGHILLVEDNPINQEIANEQLTSLGLKVTLADNGQQALDKLSRQSFDLILMDVQMPVMDGYTATRHIRDMGNNVPIVALTAAAMIEDKQKAIASGMNDHLSKPFKESEILQVLASWLPESSV, encoded by the coding sequence GTGACAGATAAAAACCGTAACTTTATAAGGGAAACGAACGAAACAAGCGGAATGTGGCTTACCTGTAAGGTAATTTTTTTTACAGCTATTGGTTATGCCGCGCTGGGCTATATTGGCCAACTTGTATCAGTGCCACCCAGTTACGTTACAGTTATCTGGCCTGCTGCAGGTTTAGCCTTAGCATCTACCTTATGCTTTGGCTTCAGAGCTTTACCCGGTATATTCATCGGGTCTGTAGCGATAAACGTGTATATACGCATCGTTACTGGTGGCGGTGAAGGTTCATTTTTAACCCCACTGTTGTTGGGCTTTTGCCCGACACTACAAGCGTTAGGGGGTTACCTGCTGGTAAAACGGTTTATCGGACTGCCGGTTTCCTATCGCTCTCCAGCAGTCATTTTTCGCTTTTTGCTACTTGGCGGTGTCGTCAGCACAGTAATCAGTGCTTCACTGAGTACCACAGTTCTCTGGGCTTACAGTGCACTCAGTAATGAAATGCTATTGACCACCGGGTTAAACTGGTGGGCTGGTGACGCAATTGGTGTGGTGTTCACCCTCCCCTGGTTGCTCGCGTTGTTCCCTCGACTTGCCGGATCGCAATTCCCGGGCGGGCGGTTCGTTTTATTGTCTCTGTGTGGATTTTCAATGTCTGCGCTGGTTTTCTGCTTAATGGTGCTCAACGAAGAACGCACACAGCAAGCCAGCGAGTTTGCCAACAACGCCAACATCCAGGCGCGAAATTTAGAAACCAGCATACGCAACGTCTCCAATACCTTGTACTCTGTCGCGGGCTTCGTTAAAACACAACCTGCCTTGACACCGCAGCAGTTTGCTACCTTTAGCCAGGATATTTTGCAAGCCACCCCCGAGCTTTACGCGTTATCCTGGAATATCCGCCTGACCGGCAGTGAATTACCGCGCCTTGCACAATGGTTAACCCCACATTACCAGGCCTTGGAACGCGATTTCGCTTTCACCATTACGCAAAATGCTGAGGATGGCAAACAAGAACCGGTGCAACCAAGGCCGTTACATGTTGTTATCTCGTTTATTGCGCCGTTGGGGATCAGTGATCAGGCACTTGGCTATGATGTCTATTCTCAGTCATCCCGACAACAAGCATTAAAGCTCGCCTGGGAAGCGCAAACGCTGTACCCGACGACACCGGTTGAACTTGTTCAGGCAACCGACGACCACCTCGGGGTATTGTTGTTTCTGCCCGTCGAAGGCGAGCGCGAATTACCTTTTTCCAGTGGCTACACCACTGGCGTCATCAGCATCAGCAAGTTAATGAGCCTGGCATTCAGTAATAACCTGTTGGAAGGCAACGGCGTATTGTTAACTGACCCACAGGCAAGCAGTAACGCAATTTTGTACAGCAAAAACCTGACTCAAAGGGAGCAGCAATTGTTGCTCTCGGAAGGCACAATGCCTGCTGACAGGGATTTCTATCACTCTGCTCAGTTTCCCTTACTCGCCCAGTATCGCATCGCAATTGGGGCCCGCCACTGGACAATGACAGTGGTGAATAACACGGCCTTTATTTATCAACCCTGGGGCGTGCACCTGCTGTTAGCCAGTGCTGCGCTGTTTGCCGGTCTGTTAGGCTGGTTTATGATTGTGGTAGCTGGCAATACCAACGAAATTGAAGACAAAGTTAATCAACGTACCCGGGAGCTGTCGCTGGCCAATCAACGTCTCGTTGCGTCTGAGCGCCGCCAGAAGGAAGCGATGTTAGAGGCAGAGAAATCCAACCAGGCAAAAAGCGCCTTTCTCGCCAACATGAGCCATGAGATCCGAACCCCTATGAATGCCATATTAGGGTTAAGTCGCTTAGGCCTTAAACACGCTGACGTTCAACAGGCGCAAGACAAATTCAGTAAAATACATCAGGCTGGCGAATTGTTGTTGAGTATCCTGAACGACATTCTGGATTTTTCAAAAATAGAAGCCAACAAGCTGGAACTGGATGTGCATCCGTTTTTACTCACGGAGATCATTGGTCAGATTGATGATTTATTCCGCACACAGGCAGAAAGTAAGCACCTCGAATTGAGTATTCGCTTTGGCAAAATACACAGCCCGTATCTTCTGGGTGACTCTCTGCGGATCAGGCAAATACTGGCAAACCTGGTGAGTAACGCCATCAAATTTACGCATCAGGGTAGCATCTGCGTATTAGTGGAACAGCAACCCCTTAATGAAAGCCATGGTGAAGATCAGATCATGTTGATATGGCACGTCACTGACACGGGCATTGGTATGACCGAGTCACAACAGCAACGCTTGTTTGACGCGTTCAGTCAGGCTGATTCGTCGATCAGCCGGGTATATGGTGGCTCAGGTCTGGGTATGACCATCAGCCTGCGGCTGGCCGAGGCCATGAACGGCCAAATCAAAGTTAGCAGTGAAGTAAACAAAGGCTCTACGTTTACGTTTTCATTACCCTTAGCCACAACTGATGCTGACAATCTACACCAGCATAAACATGCTCAACAAGGAGTGAACACTTATCAGACAGCGCCCTACAAAACAGCAACGCTCTCAAAGGAGACTACTACCGCTGCGGATATCAAGGGCCATATTCTGTTAGTCGAGGACAATCCGATTAATCAGGAGATAGCAAACGAACAGCTCACCTCACTGGGCCTTAAAGTGACCCTTGCTGACAACGGTCAGCAAGCCCTGGATAAGCTGAGCCGACAATCCTTTGACCTTATTCTTATGGACGTTCAGATGCCCGTTATGGATGGGTATACGGCAACCCGCCATATCCGCGACATGGGCAACAACGTCCCTATCGTTGCATTAACGGCAGCAGCCATGATAGAAGACAAGCAAAAGGCCATTGCATCGGGCATGAATGATCACCTCAGTAAACCCTTTAAAGAATCTGAAATACTCCAGGTGCTGGCGAGCTGGCTACCTGAATCATCGGTTTAA
- the cmoA gene encoding carboxy-S-adenosyl-L-methionine synthase CmoA, whose product MSNKDNLFAAPLSQVSDFSFDEAVADVFPDMINRSVPGYQTIIDTIGQLAASYVQPASMVYDLGCSLGAASLSVSRRCPAQHCEIVAVDSSAAMVERCKRKVGTFQLPNPIEVREGLAQTVAINNASMVIMNFTLQFIPPAERAAILQTIYDGLLPGGIFVLSEKIRHNHASGESLINDLHLNFKRQNGYSELEISQKRAALENVMLIDTFADHEQRLRNVGFSDVVMWYRCYNFMSLVAIK is encoded by the coding sequence GTGTCAAACAAAGATAACCTGTTCGCCGCCCCCCTTAGTCAAGTGAGTGATTTTAGCTTTGATGAAGCGGTCGCTGATGTGTTTCCAGACATGATTAATCGCTCTGTTCCGGGCTACCAGACAATTATTGATACCATTGGTCAGTTGGCGGCCAGTTACGTTCAACCTGCGTCAATGGTCTATGACCTGGGCTGTTCATTAGGCGCAGCGTCCCTCTCGGTATCACGCCGGTGCCCGGCGCAACATTGTGAGATTGTCGCGGTCGACAGTTCAGCGGCGATGGTGGAACGCTGCAAACGTAAGGTAGGTACATTTCAGTTACCCAATCCCATTGAAGTTCGTGAGGGCCTGGCGCAGACCGTGGCCATAAACAATGCCTCAATGGTAATCATGAATTTTACGCTGCAATTTATTCCACCGGCAGAACGCGCAGCAATATTACAAACCATTTATGACGGTTTGTTGCCCGGTGGTATTTTTGTATTATCAGAAAAAATTCGTCATAACCACGCCTCGGGTGAATCGTTGATTAACGATCTACATCTTAATTTTAAGCGGCAAAATGGTTACAGCGAACTTGAAATCAGTCAAAAGCGAGCGGCATTAGAAAATGTCATGTTAATCGATACCTTCGCAGATCATGAACAACGGCTCAGAAATGTTGGTTTCAGCGACGTCGTCATGTGGTATCGCTGTTATAATTTTATGTCTCTGGTCGCAATAAAATAA
- a CDS encoding glycosyl transferase gives MADFYQNGIVTTLHNLASRSTEALETELLRFSQKRPMALILPSLFSELEGPALSNIVDELTNVPYLSEIVIGLDRADADQYRHAHGFFKRLPQHHRILWNDGPRLKALDEELQALGLAPKELGKGRNVWYCMGYILASGKAESVALHDCDIVTYNRDLLARLIYPVANPQFNYEFCKGYYARVADGKINGRVSRLLVTPLLRALKRTLGDNEYIEFMDSFRYPLAGEFSFRRDVLNDIRIPSDWGLEIGVLSEMHRNYSHNRLCQADIAETYDHKHQDLSLNNEQGGLSKMSIDITKALFRKLATQGVSFSNEMFRSIKATYFRIALDFIETYHNDAVMNGLTLDIHSEEKAVEMFASNIMKAGQHFLENPMETPFIPSWNRVTSAVPDILDRLLEAVEADTEEFKG, from the coding sequence ATGGCCGATTTTTATCAAAATGGCATCGTTACAACGTTACATAACCTTGCCAGCCGGTCGACTGAAGCGCTCGAAACTGAGCTGCTGAGGTTTTCGCAAAAACGCCCGATGGCGTTAATTTTACCCTCATTGTTTTCAGAGCTTGAAGGCCCGGCCCTGTCAAACATCGTGGATGAACTGACTAACGTACCTTATTTATCTGAGATCGTCATCGGTCTGGATCGCGCCGATGCCGATCAGTATCGGCATGCGCATGGTTTTTTTAAACGCCTGCCCCAGCATCACCGTATTTTATGGAACGATGGTCCCCGGCTTAAAGCACTGGATGAAGAACTTCAGGCGCTTGGTTTGGCACCTAAGGAACTGGGCAAGGGTCGCAACGTTTGGTACTGCATGGGGTATATTCTGGCCTCAGGTAAAGCTGAGTCTGTTGCATTACACGACTGCGATATCGTTACCTATAACCGCGACCTGCTGGCACGACTGATTTATCCGGTGGCTAACCCGCAGTTTAATTATGAGTTTTGTAAGGGTTATTACGCGCGGGTGGCCGACGGTAAAATTAATGGTCGCGTCTCCAGACTGCTGGTAACGCCATTGTTAAGAGCGCTCAAACGCACCTTGGGCGACAACGAATATATCGAGTTTATGGATAGCTTTCGTTATCCATTAGCTGGCGAGTTTTCGTTCCGTCGCGATGTGTTAAATGACATCCGTATACCCAGTGACTGGGGATTGGAAATTGGCGTACTGTCTGAAATGCACCGAAATTACTCGCACAATCGCTTGTGTCAGGCCGACATTGCCGAAACCTACGATCACAAACACCAGGATCTGTCCCTCAATAATGAGCAGGGCGGCCTGTCGAAAATGTCTATCGACATCACCAAGGCACTGTTTCGTAAACTGGCCACACAGGGGGTGTCATTCAGCAATGAAATGTTCCGTTCAATTAAAGCCACCTATTTCCGCATTGCGCTGGATTTCATCGAAACCTACCACAATGATGCTGTTATGAACGGCCTGACCCTGGACATACACAGCGAAGAAAAAGCGGTCGAGATGTTTGCCAGTAATATCATGAAGGCAGGCCAGCATTTTCTGGAAAACCCCATGGAAACACCTTTTATCCCGAGCTGGAACCGGGTAACCAGCGCCGTGCCCGACATTCTTGACCGCTTACTTGAGGCAGTCGAAGCAGATACTGAAGAATTTAAAGGATAA
- the moeA gene encoding molybdopterin molybdotransferase MoeA: MANSSWLSLSDALHTMLSAAKLTDKKETLALGSALGRVTATDIYAQVNVPPCNNSAMDGYALRSADGKSGARLAVTATVLAGDSHNPAVAEGQCVRIMTGAPVPADCDAVVIQENVRRDADTITLHSDVSPLDNIRQTGNDIAQGSLILARGKRLTPADLMLLSSMGNTHIEVYQQLNIGLLATGDELVAPGTPLQAGQIYESNRSGIAALLAPLNVRIKDYGIAPDEPETLKALLKRAQLECDIIISSGGVSVGDADFVKPVLDELGSIGFWKIAIKPGKPFAFGQLGNALFCGLPGNPVSAYVTTEQLVVPLLRYSQGESNVGNAHRLTLQARITQDIQRRAGRLDFQRAVFTQNADGTLSVTPLANQSSGVMTSFTRANCYMLIPADTATLNAGEFVDIQPFSVTSMV, from the coding sequence ATGGCAAATTCTTCCTGGCTTTCATTATCTGACGCATTACACACTATGCTGTCAGCGGCAAAACTCACCGATAAAAAAGAAACACTGGCGCTTGGCAGCGCCCTGGGCAGGGTCACCGCCACAGATATCTATGCACAGGTTAACGTCCCCCCCTGCAATAACTCAGCGATGGATGGCTATGCGCTGCGTAGCGCTGATGGTAAGTCCGGCGCCCGCCTTGCTGTAACGGCCACCGTGCTGGCCGGTGACAGCCACAATCCTGCCGTGGCAGAAGGGCAATGCGTGCGCATAATGACCGGGGCGCCAGTACCTGCCGACTGTGATGCCGTGGTAATACAGGAAAATGTCCGGCGCGACGCGGACACTATCACCTTACACTCCGATGTATCGCCACTGGATAATATTCGCCAGACCGGTAATGACATAGCACAAGGTAGTCTCATACTGGCGCGCGGCAAACGTCTTACGCCGGCCGATTTAATGCTGTTGAGTTCCATGGGCAACACCCACATTGAGGTATATCAGCAACTTAATATTGGTTTACTGGCTACCGGCGATGAATTAGTGGCACCGGGTACGCCACTTCAGGCGGGGCAAATCTACGAGTCTAACCGGTCTGGCATAGCGGCACTGCTGGCGCCATTAAACGTTCGTATTAAAGACTACGGCATCGCCCCGGATGAGCCCGAAACACTGAAAGCCCTGCTTAAACGTGCCCAGCTCGAATGCGATATTATTATATCTAGTGGCGGTGTCTCTGTGGGTGATGCCGACTTTGTTAAACCAGTGCTGGATGAACTCGGCAGTATCGGGTTCTGGAAAATTGCCATTAAACCCGGTAAACCCTTTGCGTTTGGCCAATTGGGCAATGCGTTATTTTGCGGTTTACCCGGCAACCCGGTATCGGCTTATGTTACAACCGAACAGTTAGTGGTACCGCTGCTGCGTTACAGCCAGGGGGAAAGCAACGTAGGTAATGCGCACCGCTTAACGTTACAGGCACGTATTACTCAGGATATACAGCGCCGGGCCGGCCGGCTCGACTTTCAACGCGCAGTATTTACGCAGAACGCAGACGGCACTTTGAGCGTAACGCCGCTGGCTAATCAGAGTTCAGGCGTGATGACCAGTTTTACCCGCGCCAACTGTTATATGCTGATCCCGGCCGATACGGCCACGCTCAATGCCGGCGAGTTCGTCGACATTCAACCTTTCTCTGTAACGTCAATGGTCTGA
- a CDS encoding HAD-IIB family hydrolase: MDQSSIVIFSDMDGTLLDHHTYSFAAAQPTLDALFARSIPVIPNTSKTFVEMVELRNKIGLQGPFVIENGAALFIPHGFFKQKPAGTIWQDGFWCKSFISSKGYWLKLLEIVKADFAGEFTHFSEMSLNDLMAATGLSEANARLAAKRQFGEPVMWLGSDERKAAFIQAVRERGATPLEGGRFIHISGDCTKGKALNWFMEEYRRQTAMTATSIALGDGKNDIAMMEAADIAVRIASPSHPPPQINKKDNVYTSTLQGPEGWTEMLTQLLSLKD, encoded by the coding sequence ATGGATCAGTCGAGCATTGTGATCTTTAGTGATATGGACGGCACCTTGCTGGACCATCACACATACAGTTTTGCTGCCGCACAGCCAACGCTGGATGCGTTATTTGCGCGCAGTATCCCGGTTATACCGAACACCAGTAAAACGTTTGTAGAAATGGTCGAGCTGCGTAACAAAATCGGCTTACAGGGGCCTTTCGTCATAGAAAACGGCGCGGCGCTGTTTATACCGCATGGTTTTTTTAAACAAAAACCGGCCGGTACAATCTGGCAGGACGGCTTTTGGTGTAAATCCTTTATTTCCTCCAAAGGCTACTGGTTAAAACTGTTAGAAATAGTTAAAGCTGATTTCGCAGGAGAATTTACTCATTTTAGTGAGATGAGCTTAAACGACCTCATGGCTGCCACCGGTTTAAGTGAGGCGAATGCCCGCTTAGCAGCCAAGCGCCAGTTTGGCGAACCGGTAATGTGGCTCGGCAGCGACGAGCGTAAGGCTGCATTTATTCAAGCCGTGCGTGAGCGTGGTGCCACACCGTTGGAAGGTGGACGGTTTATTCACATCTCCGGCGATTGTACAAAGGGAAAAGCACTTAACTGGTTTATGGAGGAGTATCGACGCCAGACAGCAATGACTGCCACGTCGATTGCCCTTGGTGATGGTAAGAATGACATTGCCATGATGGAAGCCGCTGATATTGCCGTGCGCATTGCGTCGCCCAGCCACCCGCCTCCACAGATAAATAAAAAAGATAATGTCTATACCAGCACACTACAAGGCCCTGAGGGCTGGACAGAAATGCTCACACAATTGCTTTCATTGAAAGATTAG
- a CDS encoding sugar phosphorylase, producing the protein MTKHWDYLHEKISHHLQSIYADVVIPMPVGELATELMKCIGIEDESDIVIPQPHENYWDEQDIIMITYGDSIINENESPLGTLSRFLHKYCKNTINKVHILPFFPFSSDDGFSVINYSSVNESLGTWSDIHRLAADYGLMFDLVINHCSSRSVWFDNFIKGEGPGSDFFLTANPASDLSDVTRPRTSPLLRETETANGTKHVWCTFSHDQVDFDFTNPKVLITFVQIIKHYIDNGAKLFRLDAVAFLWKIIGTKCINLPQTHEVIRLLRTLIEHADPSIVIITETNIPNRENLTYFGNANEAHAIYNFSLPPLLVNTLVTGDCTYLKSWIMSMPPAQNGTTYFNFIASHDGIGLRPAEGLLSDEEIGTLVQSMQNFGGRISWRSGEQGKQKPYEINITLFDAMQGTTKGPDKYQVDRFLCAHAIMLGMEGIPGLYIHSLLGTSNDYEKVANTGQNRSINRRRWDYGELGALLDTPYSQHHKVLTRLSQLIRIRKAQEAFHPNAVQFTLQLGTSLFGYWRQSINRKQSIFCVSNITDEEQSILLSDLNLINTDNWIDLITRDQIEDVLGFIQLKPYQTVWLSNMDYEEYRKAVAEDS; encoded by the coding sequence ATGACAAAACACTGGGATTACTTACACGAGAAGATCAGCCATCATCTTCAGTCTATTTATGCAGATGTTGTGATTCCTATGCCTGTGGGCGAGCTGGCGACGGAATTAATGAAGTGCATAGGCATTGAAGACGAAAGCGACATTGTGATCCCCCAACCACATGAGAACTACTGGGACGAACAAGATATTATCATGATCACTTATGGTGATAGTATCATCAACGAAAACGAGTCGCCGCTGGGCACCTTGTCGCGTTTTTTACACAAGTATTGTAAAAACACCATCAACAAAGTGCACATTCTGCCGTTCTTTCCCTTTAGTTCTGATGATGGCTTTTCGGTCATTAATTACTCCAGTGTCAATGAGTCACTGGGGACCTGGTCTGATATCCACAGACTGGCCGCTGATTATGGTTTGATGTTCGATTTAGTTATCAACCATTGCTCATCCCGCAGTGTCTGGTTTGATAACTTTATTAAGGGAGAGGGGCCGGGCAGTGATTTTTTCCTGACCGCTAACCCCGCTTCGGACTTATCGGATGTTACCCGGCCCCGCACCAGTCCGCTGCTGCGTGAAACTGAAACAGCGAACGGTACAAAACATGTGTGGTGTACCTTTAGTCACGACCAGGTCGACTTTGATTTCACTAACCCCAAGGTATTAATCACCTTTGTTCAGATCATTAAGCATTACATCGATAATGGGGCTAAATTGTTCCGTCTTGATGCCGTGGCATTCTTATGGAAAATCATTGGTACCAAGTGCATCAATTTGCCGCAAACTCACGAGGTCATCAGACTGCTGAGAACGTTAATTGAACATGCCGATCCAAGCATTGTAATTATTACTGAAACCAACATTCCTAACCGGGAAAATCTGACCTATTTTGGTAATGCTAACGAAGCCCATGCAATTTATAATTTTTCACTGCCACCATTGCTGGTAAATACACTGGTGACCGGTGACTGTACGTACCTGAAAAGCTGGATCATGAGTATGCCACCAGCGCAAAATGGTACCACCTACTTTAACTTTATAGCCTCGCATGATGGTATCGGCCTGCGCCCTGCCGAAGGTTTATTGAGTGATGAAGAAATTGGCACCCTGGTGCAGTCGATGCAAAACTTTGGTGGTCGCATTTCATGGCGCTCTGGTGAGCAAGGCAAGCAAAAGCCTTACGAAATTAATATTACGCTGTTCGATGCAATGCAAGGCACCACAAAAGGCCCGGACAAGTACCAGGTGGATCGCTTTTTGTGTGCACACGCCATAATGCTCGGTATGGAGGGGATCCCCGGCCTTTATATTCATAGCCTGTTAGGCACCTCAAACGACTACGAAAAAGTCGCTAACACGGGGCAAAACCGCTCAATTAACCGCAGACGCTGGGATTACGGTGAACTCGGTGCATTGCTCGATACGCCCTACTCGCAACATCACAAGGTGCTTACGCGTTTGTCGCAGTTAATCAGGATCCGTAAAGCACAGGAAGCCTTCCATCCCAACGCTGTGCAATTTACCTTACAGCTGGGTACATCACTGTTTGGCTACTGGCGGCAAAGTATTAACCGCAAACAAAGCATTTTCTGTGTCAGTAATATCACGGATGAAGAACAATCTATATTGCTGTCGGATCTTAACTTAATTAACACGGATAACTGGATTGATCTAATTACCCGTGATCAAATTGAGGATGTGCTCGGCTTTATCCAGTTAAAACCTTATCAAACGGTGTGGCTGAGCAACATGGATTATGAAGAATATCGCAAAGCCGTCGCAGAAGACTCGTAA